Below is a window of Pirellulales bacterium DNA.
GCTTTTTCATTCGGATTTCGTCATTGGTCATTCATTCGTCATTCGACATTACTTTATTCGCACTTGGTACGGCATCACCAGCACGGCTGGTTCGGAAAAGAGCCTCGCGAATTCTTCCGCTTGCTGGAATTGACCCAGTAACTCGCCAATGGCGCCTGCCACATTGGAAGGCATGAACTTCGCTTCCGACTGCATCAGCGGGCCGCCCAGCAATTCTTCCAAAAACGACCGGGGCTTGGGCAAAATCAGCCGTTCAACTTTCTCGTCGCTCTTGAGTCCCGCCAGCCGCTTGGCTTCGGCCACGGCGTCGTCCAGCGTGCCCAATTCGTCAACCAGTTTGCTCTGCTTAGCCATGCGGCCCGAATACAGCCGTCCGCCGGCCAGCGATTCCAAATCCGCCAGCGGCATATTCCGTCCCTGCGCCGCCTTTTCGGTAAACTGCTTATAACAATCCTTCATCAAGCGGGTGATGACCTCTCGCTCCGAGTCGGAAAACGGCTCGTCCGACGACATCCAGCCGTTGTTTTTGCCGCGGCTGATGCTATCGGTCGACACGCCGATTTTGTCGAACAGCCCCTTCAGCGCCACTTTCCCGCCAACCACGCCAATCGAGCCGGTCAGCGTGCCTGGCTCCGCAAATATTTTCGTGCAACCCATCGAAATGTAGTATCCGCCGCTGGCCGCGATGTCGCCCATGCTAGCCACGATGGGTTTTTTAGATTTAATCCGCGTAATTTCGCGCCACATTAAATCGCTGGCCATGGCCGATCCGCCAGGGCTGTCGACCCGCAGCACAATGGCCGCCACCTTAGGATCGGTTTCCGCCTCCTTGAGCGCCTTAATGATGGTTTCGCTTCCCAGTTTTTCACCGGTCATGCCCCCTTTGCTTTCGCCGGTGTTGATTTCGCCCACGGCGTAAACAATAGCGATCTTCTGGTTAGCACTCACCTTGCCGCGCGGCTCCGATCCAGAAATCAGTTCGAACATCTTCATGAAGCCGGCAAAGCCAGACATATCTTCTTCGTCGAGCTGTTGCTTGCCGTAATCTTCGACCAGGTTCACTTCATCTGCATGCTGTTTCTGCGCCAGGTCCTTGCGGAATTCGTCCAGATAAGCGACTTGATCGATCAGTCCCACTTCCTTGGCGCGCTCCGCAGTAAACAAACCCTCGTCGATTAAATCCTTCACCTTGCCCACATCCAGCTTCCGATCCGCGGCGATCGTGTCCACCAACTGCTGGTAATAATCGTCGACGACTTTCTCCGTCTGCTGGCGGAACTCCGGACTCATTTTGTCGCGCGTCAGCGGCTCGTCCGCCCCCTTGTACGCGCCCATCTGCAGCATGTCAGCCTTGATGCCCAGCTTGTCGAGCAAGTTTTTGAAATACGTGATCTCCAGCCGCACGCCGGCCACCGTCAGCTCGCTGACCGGCGGCATGATGATTTCATCGCAACCGCAGGCCAGCAAGTAGCCTGGGCTGCGGGCTTCGTACAAATCGGCATACACTTTCTTGCCGGCTTTGCGAGCCCGTGCGATAGCGGCCCGCAATTCGTCGACTTTGCCGCGGCCCAGATCGGCATCGTCAATGTGGATGACAATGCCGAAAATTTTGTCGTCGGCGGAGGCTTTATCCATCCGTTCGATAATTTTGCTCAGATTGGGCGAAAGCTCGCCAAAGATGCCCGGCTGTCCGGGCCCTTCGGGATACGATTCGTCGAGCATGAAGCTGGCCAGCGAGAGTTTGGCTTTCGCCTTGTCGGCCGCTTTGTCGGTTTTGTCACTGGCCGATTTATCGTCGGCTGCCCCGGCCAGCCGCCCCGCAATCAATACACAAAACGCCGCCAGGTATGCCGCATGTCGCAATTTCATCGCATCCGTCTCCACAATTGAAAATGAACCGAAATTCGATTTCGCCTAAGGCTGCAGCCAGAACTCTCCGTCGCCGGCCATCTTATTCAGTTTAGTCCTCATCTAAGAATCAAGCTAGCGCGGCTGGACGTGCGGGCCGGCCGAACCCATGAATTCAGCGCCGGTTCGCCCAAAATTCTCAATTAATTCAGTAATTTCGCCCTTTTCAGCGGCAATCGAGCCCCCGCTCCTTTGTTACAATGCGAGGCATGATTTGCGATAACTGCCGTAAACCGTTCCACGGCGAAGGCCACAAACTCGGGCGCGACATGCTCTGCGCTGAATGCTTTCAGGGTATTCGCCAATTTCGGCGCAGACTCAAATTGGCGCTAGTTGTTGGACTGCTGATTGCGGCTGCATTGGTTGTAATCAATTATTGGGTAGGCCCGATTGGCCCATTGCCACCGTGGTATCCCAGACGTTTCTATCCGTAAATATTCGGACAACCTCGCTATTTCTGGGCAAAACCGCCTTCGTCGTACAACTCGACATCCATGAGGATTTGTACAGATTACTGAATTTCTGTACAAAACGCCGGATTTATTCCAAGCTCACTTGACCTGTGAACAAGCGTATATTAAATTTCCATAACCGGTTCGGCAGGGCCGGCGTGGCGATTTACCACAATTTTTCCAATCCAGGGTGGCAAACATGTCGGAAACCGAACAGCTCACCAAGCGGCAAAAAGCCGTGTACGAATTTATCCGCGATAAAATTCGCAACCGCGGTTACGGCCCCACCGTTCGGGAAATCGGGGAACATTTCGACATCGCCTCGCCCAACGGCGTCATGTGCCACCTCAAGGCCCTCGAGAAAAAAGGGCTCATTTCACGCGAACCCAACATGTCGCGGGCCATTCAACTGGAACACGACGAACGGGGGCTCCCACTTTCCGGCCGTGTGGCGGCCGGCGTGATGCACGAAGCCATTGAACAAGACGAGCGGCTCGATTTTGAGGCCGTGTTCAACAACAAGCGCAACAACTTGTTTGCCTTGAAAGTGAGCGGCGACTCGATGATCGACGCCCACATTGACGACGGCGATTTTGTCATCATTCGCCGCCAGCAAACCGCCCTGCCCGGCCAAATTGTCGTGGCCCAAACCCCCGACGGCGAAGCCACGCTGAAGCGATACTTTCCCGAGAAAGCCAAAAAACGTATCCGCTTGCAGCCGGCCAATCCCGACATGGGCCCCATTTACGTGAAAGATTGCCGCATTTTGGGCATTGTTTCCGGCGTGGTGCGAAAAGTGGACTAGAACGGCTAGCAATTAGCGATTAGCAATTAGCAATTAGCCAGCAATCGAAATATTCCGACGATTTCGTCGTCGGACATTGTTTGGCGAATGGATTTCACCGACGACAAAGTCGTCGGCTTGGGCGTTTATCTCAAACCAATTCCGCGATTGGCTCCGCAGTCGGCGGCAAGGAAAGCCCGGGATACAGATGCCGGTAGACCATCGCGATAATATTCCCTGCCCGGTACGGTTGCGTATGCAAGCGGTCCCGCTCGCCGATCGGGCCGGTATCGCCAATCACTTGCCCCATTTTCAACCCGCCGCCGGCAAACAGCACGCTGCCTGATGGCGCCCAGTGATTGCGTCCGCCGTATTCGTTGATCCACGGCGCGCGGCCGAACTCGCCGTGAGCAATAATCAGCACGTCCTTATCCAGCCCGCGCTGATACACGTCGGTAATTAGCGCGTAAAGCAACCGATCGTACGCCGGCAGCTTCTCGCGCAGTTCCTCAAAGATAGACAGTTCCCGCCCCAACACACGGCCGTGGGTATCCCAATCGCCGTGCGGTAACGCTACGCGCTTCACGTCCTGATATTCGATTCGGCCCGGTTCACCCGGCGAATTGGGCAATCCCAACACTTCCACCTGCGCGCCAAATCCGCGCTGGGCGGCGGCTGCCAGTTTTGGATCGTGACAGTCGGTCGTCTCTACGCCGTTGACAATCGCAAACTTGTCGGCAATTTTCGCGTGCAGCGGCAAGTGTTCGCACACCCGAATGCCCGGCACGTTGGTGTTGATCGGCCGGAACTCGCCGCGAATTTCTGCCGGCGCGTCGGGTTTCATGTCGTACATATCTAACTGGCTGGGCCCGCCGGAAAGCACCACATACACCACCGATTTCACGCCGGGCGTTAATTTCAGCAGCGGCTTCGCACCTGGATTCAGCAACCGCTGCGTGGCCGCAACTGCGGGGCGGTGCAAAAACTGCGGCAGCGCCACGCCACCCACGGCCGCCGCGGTGTGCTTGAGAAACTGGCGACGATTGCCGCCGGACTGGGAACCGTGTACAGAACAACCGCCGGTGTGCGCTGGCATGTGAGAGAACTCCCTGTTCTGGCGGACTTTTCGGTTGAAACCAGAGCCGGCCGCTGCATTGCAAGCCGACCGATCAACACGTTGCAATCTAACCCCCGACACCCCACGCCGCAAGATGCCGTCGCCGCACGCCCACATTACCGACAATTCCGGCAGCGGTCCGTCTTGCGTGCTGACTCACCGTGCAGCTTAAAATGAAGGCAAGCGGTGTTAGCCGCCGCTCGCCGATGTCGCCTAGCGATATTTATGGAGAAAATATGCGCCGCGTCGTGCCTAATTTGCACTTCCGCTTAAGCGTTGTGGTTTGGGCCGCGCTGTTGTCGCACGGCGCGCCTGCCGTCGTCTGGGCAACACCTTCGGTTTTTGAAATCACGCTGTCTTCCGCGGTCGCCAAGCAACCGATCACCGGGCGATTGTTCGTATTTACGCAATCTCTGAATAACCCCGGTAGCAGCGGCGTTGATCGCCCGGTCTCGGAACCCCGCCTCGGTCCAAATTGGTTCGCGCCCGAACCTTTTTTCGGACTCGACGTGCGCGATTTTGGTCCCGGCCAATCGCGGCGCATTGACGACGAGGCCGACGGCTTTCCCGATAAGCTATCGAACTTGCCGCCGGGCCGCTATCGCGTTCAGGCGGTGCTGCATCACAACCTCGATGCGGCATTTCCCGGGCGTGGCGAAGGAAACTTTTACAGCCCGACGCAAGAAGTGGAAATCAACGACTCGCAACAAACTTCCCAGGTGGAGCTGTCGCTCGATCACGTTGTGCCGCCTGAGCCCTGGCCCGAGTCGCGCTGGGTGCAGGAAATCGTGCTGCGCAGCCCGAGTCTTAGCGCCTTCCATCATCGCGATGTGCTGGAGCGCTGCGGCGTCGCGCTGCCGGCGTCGTATTACGACCAGCCCGAGCGGCGCTATCCGGTGATTTTTCTGGTTCCCGGCTTCGGAGGCTCCCACCGCGATGCTTTGCAATTTGCCACCCAGCCGCCGACCGCCGAAGAAGGAGAAGAGGAGTTCATCCGCGTATTTCTCACCGGCGACTGCCTGTGGGGACATCACGTGTTTGCCGACAGCGCCACCAACGGCCCGCGCGGCCAAGCGCTAGTTCAAGAATTGATTCCCGAAATCGACCGTCGCTTTCGGACCATCGCCGACCGCAATGCGCGGTTTTTATACGGGCACAGTTCCGGCGGCTGGTCCGTGTTGTGGCTGATGATCAATTACCCGGAGACGTTCGGCGGCGTGTGGAGCATTTCGCCCGATCCGGTCGATTTCCGCGATTTTCAACGAGTGAATTTGTACGCCGACCCGCCGCAAAGCATGTACACCGACGAAGCGGGCAATCGCCGTCCGCTGGCCCGCGCCGGCGATCACGTGGCACTCTGGTACGATTCGTTTGCCCACATGGACGACGTGCTGAAACGGGGCGGCCAGTTGCGATCGTTCGAAGCGGTGTTCAGCCCGTTGGGTCCCGATGGCGAACCGCTGAAATTGTGGGACCGCTCCACGGGCCTGATCAATTCCGATGTCGCCCGCGATTGGCAAAACTACGACATTCGCTTGCAAATCGAAGCCCATTGGCCCAAATTGCAGCCGCTTTTGGCGGGCCGAGTGCACATAACCGTGGGCGACCGCGACACGTTCTATCTCGACGGGGCGGTGCATCGACTGGCCGAATCGCTCAGCCATTTAGGAAGCGACGCCGAAATCAAGTTTCTTCCTGGGCGCGGACACAGCGACTTGTTGACGTCGGAACTTTACCATTCGATTCGCAAGCAAATGAGCGAGCTGTTCCGCCAAGAAAACAAGAGCAATTAGCAATTAACCGGGCAGACCAGCGATATGCTTGCCGGCTAATCGCTAACTGCTAGTTGCTAATCGCTGATCCCCCTGCTCAATTTTGCCCCGTGGCGCCGGGCAAGCCGGGAAGTTCAAACGGATTTTTGGGGATGGCGGCATGACCCGTTTCTTTGCCTTCGGCGGGGGCTTTCTTCTGGATAATGTCGGCCTGGCCCAGATGAATTTTACGGTAGGTGTCGTTTCCCACTACGTAGTACCAATCCGAAAACCGCGCATTCAACTCCTTAGCGCGCTGCTGGCCTGCTTTAATTTTCTCGTCGTACTCGTCTTGCTTGCGCTTGTTTTCCTTTTCGATTCGGTCGCGTTGGGCTTCCAAGGCTTCCAAATCGTCGGTGTCGTCTTTGGACGCCGTTTCGCTGCCCGCTTTGGAGTCGTCTTTTTTCGCGTCTTTTTTGCTTTCGGCCTTCGCGTCGGCTTTTTTGTCCGGCGCATTGGCTTTCGCGCCATCGGCCGGGCCAGACTCCGTTTTTCCGGCCGCTGATTTTTCCGGCGCCTTTTTAATGTCCGGCAACGGTTGCAAATCGGGCTTGGAAATCAGGTCGGGATTGAACTGGGCCATCACCATGATGTACCGGCTCAAGCCGCCGTTTTTTGCCGCTGGATCTTCGCTCCCTTTTTCGGCATCATCGGCCGCCGCCGGTTGCGATTTATTGTCGCCCGCCGCCGCCGCTTTACCGCCGGCGGTTTCCGCTTTTTCCCCCTGGGCGTCTTTCTTTTCGCCGTCCGGCGATTTTTTCTTGTCGGTGTCGCTGCCCGAGTCGATTCCCGCCACTTCGCCAAACCGCAGCACGTATTGGACGCCGTCCTTCATCGAGAGCGTGGCTTCGCCGTCGTTGGAAACAATCTGGAATTGATTGTGCACCAGGGCCGGCAAAAATCCGCGGCGCGCCAAATCACCCATCGCTTCCTCGTGAATTGCCCCCTTCTCGGTCTTCAAGTCGGCGCTAAGTTGCGACGGCTTACGGGCCACGTCGACGATTTTTAAACTTCCCAAGGCCGATTTCAAATCGTTCAATTTGGCCGAGTTGAGTTCTTCGTCCCCCGTCAGTTTAATGTCCGTCGGCTTCCCATCCTTATACTCCTGCAAAGCTTTCAAGTTCCACTTGTTCGTTTTATCGTCGTAAGCCAAATCGATGTCGGCCCGCGGCATCAGGGCCGGTTGAATTTCGCCCGTCGGAGTCAGCTTGTCGGTCACCGAATAATCGTGCAGCTTAATGTCCTCAATGTCCCACGGGTTGAGTTTGAGCAAATCGGTTTCAATCCAATCGGAAAAGTTCGTGCTGAATTTGTCCGCATTCATCTGCACGCGATACACCTGATCCTGACCCGGAACCCGCACAAACCTTAGTTGCGTTTGTGAGCCGGCCAATTCGTCGCTGTGGCTGGGCTTATCTTCCTTGCCGATGATCAGCTTGGCCAGCGCTTTGCCGTTTTCGTCCTCGATCACGACCAGTTTGCCGACCCCTTTTTCTCCAAACTGGTCTTCCGATGTTTTCGGCTCGACCACGCCGTACAGCTCATGATCTCGGGCGTCGTTGCTCACCGGGGCCAAAACTTTTAAATCGACCAGTGCCGCGGCGGCGGAAGCCATTTGTTCCTTGGCATCGGCCGGATAATTTTTATGCGACGGCAGCGACCACACGCCGTTCACTTGCGCCACTTCAAACTCGCGAACCTGGCTGGTGCTTTCGTCAAACGTCACAATCCGCATCCGCTTGGCCTTCAGCGGATCGTCCAAATCCGGAAACAGCGATTTGCCCACAAGTTCGTTGGTTACCAGGGGCGGGGGAACGGGCCGAAACGCCCAGGCCAGCAGCAACACCGCCGCGGCGGCAACGACAAACGAGATGGTTTTAGTGTTTTCGTTCATGGGCGTAAAAAGCGACTAGCGGCTAGCGACTAGCAACTAGCGAAAATGGAAGAAGCATTTGGTTAAGATGCCGGATGTCATTCGTTACGGTTAAGATCAGTTTCGATTTTGCGGATGAACGCGGCGAGCATGCGTTGAACTTCTTTAATCTGTTCCTCAAGCGGCTGATGTTGCTCCGGCTTGAGAAATCCTAAATCTCTTGCCAGCAGTAAATTATTTTCCACTTCGTAGGCGGACCCCACGGCAATTTTCAAAAACTGTCGCAACTCGCCGTCACCGCCACGGCCACAACCTTCGGCAATGTTGGCGCCGATGGAACATGCGGCTCGCGTGATCTGCTTCGATAATTCAAACCTTTCACTCGTCGGAAATGATGCAACCGTCCGGTAAGCAGTTAATGTAAATTGATGGGCCTTCTCCCACACTGCAATCTGTCGAAAATCTCTCATTTGCCCCCGCTAATTGCCAGTTGCTAGCCGCTAGTCGCTCCTATCTCAGCCGCGCTTTGGCAACCCCTTCGCGCTCCTTGGAACGACGATGGAAATAGACAAAAAACGCCACCAGCAGCGGCGGAATCGGCGGCAAAATAACGCTCCACAACTTGTAACTGTCTTGCACGCTATGGACCGAGGTCACCAACTCGCTGCCGGCTTTTTCGATTTGCTTTTCCGCTTCCCGTCGCAAATGCTCTTCCGTAACATCTTTCCGGCGTCCGGCGACTTGCAACTTGAGCGATAAATCGATTCCTTTCTCGCGCAAAACATTGGGATCGGCATTTTCTTGTTGTTGAAGTTTGCTGAGCTCGCTTTCCAACTGATCTTTCGTCTCTTTGTATTCCTGTTCCAACTTATCTTCCTGCTCCTGGCTGGCTTTTTTGTAATCGTTGAGCGCGGTCTCCGTTTTATCACGGGCTTCCTGCGTTTGGGCCACAATCCGCTCCAACGGCCGATGAATAGGGCGCTTGTTTCGCAACTCCACAAACCGCATGTCTCCCGCCAGCACGTCCAGGGCGTTTAGCACAAACGTGACGTTGTCGGTGTCGATTTGCAATTCGCTGTCCGGCGAGCGGCGGGCCCGGCTGTCGAAAAACAGCGACGCCAACATGTCGGCATCGGCCACCAGCACCACGTTTAATCCGTTTTGATTGCCGTTAGCGATGTCGGACGATTTACTTTTGTCGTCCCCCTGCTTTTCTTTAGCATTCCCTTTGCCGTCACCTTTCTCATCCCCCTTGGGATTGACGTTTTTCTGATCGGTGTCGTTTTTGCCGGCTTCCGCTTTGCCGACCGCAGCCTTGTCAGCGCTGGTTTTGGCCGCCGGCTTGGCTGCATCTTCTTCATCTTCACTTGACTTTGGCTTTCCCGTAATCTGCGCCGCCAACACATATTCTTCGTTCGTGGGTGATTCATGGTTCCGGATGTCTGCCGCCGCTCGCGAGGCCAGCAAATCTTTCACCATAATTAACCCGGTGTTGTTGCCGGTCCGCACCAGCGGCTCAAAATTGGTGCTGGCGGCGTTCAGCTTCACCAGGCCGCCGGGCAATGGCAAAATTAAATCTTGCAGCCCGGCCGTGATTGGGTTCTTTTCATTGAGCGGTTCGAACGGATCGGCGGCATGCGGAGCATCTTTGCTGATAAACACGTATTCCGGCGTTAGCTGATCGATGCCCGACAACTTTTCCGGCTTAAAATCTTGCCACACCACGGCGAAATCGCTGTCCAAGTCGCCGAAAATTCCGCGCCGGCTTTTCTGGATCAATTGCACTCCCAGCAAATCCCAAAGTTGCTGGATGTCTCCCTTCGGCTCGGCCGGCGGCTGTTGAAAAGGCATCATGGGGTTTTGCCGGGAACGCCGAGGAATGCCCGTCCCTACGCGTTCCAAGCCCGGCACATAAAACGCCAACGGGTCTTCAAAAATGGCGGTCGGCTGGCCATTCTTCACGGCCTCGATGAAATTCGTCAATTGCGCTTGCGGCAGCGAGGAAGGTTCAACCGCCAGCAGCACGTCGTACTTCTCGGTGATCGGATTCGATGGATCGACGCGCACCACGTCGTACTGCTTGCCCAATTCTTCAATCAACCGTTCGTTGGGGCGTTGCCGAGGCTGGCCACCGCTGAAATCAAACCCGCCGAACAGTTCCGCGTCGGTCTGCAGCACACCCACGCGCTTCCGTTTTTGCTGCGTAATGGTGGCCAGCGAGCGCACCAATTCGTATTCCACCGGCACGCCGCGCTCAAAAAACGGAATGACCATTTTTTCCAGACCACAGGTAATGGCGGCGCCCAGATAAATGTCTTCATTCTTCCACACGCCACGGGATTGCGTGAAGACTTCCTCCGGCGCAATGCCAAATTGCTGCTCGGCGCGTTCGGCTTCTTCGGTAAGCGGTTCGACATTGGCGTGTACGTTCGTGCGAATTTTGCCGCAGGAAAGCTGCGAAAACTCGCGCAGCAAATTCATCAAATCCGCCCGTGTCTGCACAAATTCTTCGGGCACATTGCTGCTAATGAAGGCCTCGATCACGACCGGATGCTGAGGATCCAATCCGGAAATCAGCTTCTTCGTTTCCGGCGCGATCGAATTCAAACGCTCCTGCGTCACATCTGCCCGCAAATTGAGGTTCTGCACCAGCAGGTTCACGCCCACGGCCAGCGCCGCCAGCGCGAGCGCCCGAATCACATAATGGGGCCCCATCGATTTTCCGCCGCGGCCTCCCAGCCAATGCCGCCGGCCAATGAGCACCATGCACAGGTACAGCATTACGACGGCAATCATCAGAAAATAGCAAATCGCCGGCAGGCTGATGACGCCGCGGCCAAAATCACCCATTTCCTCTCCAATGCTCCAACCCTTGGCCGTGGCGGTCCACGACGAGCCGCGCACAATCACGTCCAGCACGTTCAAAAACACCAGCGGCGCATTGAACGCCACGCCCAAAATAAACGCCACGGTCAAATTGCCGGTTAAAAACGAAGCCACCATGCCGATGGCCAGCATCGCGAGGCCAACCATCCAGTAACCAAAATACGTGCCCAACAACAAACCGACGTCAGGCACACCCAGCGTGTTTAGCACCGCCCAATTGCAAAACAGCGAAAACAACAGCGACACGCTGAAAATTGCCACCGCCGCAAAATATTTGCCCAACACTACGTCGATGTCGGCCGCCGGAATCGTCAACAATAATTCATCGGTCCCTTGCCGGCGCTCATCGGCCCAAATGCTCATCGTGATGGCTGGGATGAACACCAACATAATGTACGGGAACCAACGATTCAGTTGATCCAGGTTTGCTAAATTGGCATTGAAAAATTCGTCCGGCCAAAACGCGGAAAACGACCCCAGCAACACGAACACGCAAATAAACACGTAGCCGGTGGGGTTGCTGAAATAGCTGACGAAATTCCGCCGGAAAATCGCTCGAATAACGTGTGGATTCATCGCCTGGTTCAAGTTTCAGGGTTCAGGGTTCAGAATGTTATCAGCCGCTTGCAATTCGGCACGTCCGCCGCTTCACGTCGGCACGGCGGCGGTAAGAACTCGAAATCGTTCGTCCAACGAGTAACCATCTTTAGTCAATTCCGCGGGCGTGCCGTTGTACACCAATCGGCCCTCGTTGATGAACAAGACCCGTGTGGCGATCGCCTCGACTTCCTGCATGATGTGCGTCGAAATCAAAATGGTCTTCTCCCGGCCCAGCCGCCGAATGGTTTCGCGCACTTCGTGAATTTGATTCGGATCCAACCCCGCGGTCGGCTCGTCCAAAATCAATACGTCGGGCTCGTGGAGCAAGGTTTGGGCCATGCCCACGCGCTGCCGATAGCCCTTCGATAATTTGCCTATCGCCTTGCCGATCACCGATTTCAAAGCGCACAACTCGACCACCGCATCAATGCGTTGTTTTTTCCGCTGCGGCGACATTCCCCGGGCGTCGGCAAAGAATTCCAGTAAACTGCGGGGGGTCATGTCCACATACAGCGGACCGTTTTCCGGCAAATAGCCCAGCCGCTGCGAGGCCGCCAATCGATCCCGCGCCATGTCGTGTCCGGAAATTCGCGCCGTGCCTGCCGAGGGGGCCAAATAGCCCGTCAGGAGTTTCATCGTAGTGCTTTTTCCAGCCCCGTTGGGCCCCAGA
It encodes the following:
- a CDS encoding ATP-binding cassette domain-containing protein, translating into MSDTNGQAMIEAVGLSKYYGDFAAIDDISFQVNQGEVVAFLGPNGAGKSTTMKLLTGYLAPSAGTARISGHDMARDRLAASQRLGYLPENGPLYVDMTPRSLLEFFADARGMSPQRKKQRIDAVVELCALKSVIGKAIGKLSKGYRQRVGMAQTLLHEPDVLILDEPTAGLDPNQIHEVRETIRRLGREKTILISTHIMQEVEAIATRVLFINEGRLVYNGTPAELTKDGYSLDERFRVLTAAVPT